From a region of the Terriglobales bacterium genome:
- a CDS encoding DUF4440 domain-containing protein produces MKTLVRIVGFSLLLAGVAVLSYSEGRQHERDEAELMRTDRDFERVTAERGAAGFASFFAEDTVIMRDQPVVGPKAIEEARKPFFATPGNRLQWKPTEAESERDLGCTLGRYQITRVDEKGEKTISHGTYLTAWRRQPDKSWKVIFDGGMPDPPTAAKP; encoded by the coding sequence ATGAAGACCTTAGTGAGAATTGTAGGCTTTTCCCTGCTCTTGGCGGGGGTGGCGGTGCTGTCCTATTCCGAGGGGCGGCAGCACGAGCGCGACGAAGCGGAGCTGATGCGCACCGATCGCGACTTCGAGCGGGTCACCGCCGAGCGCGGCGCCGCCGGCTTCGCCTCCTTCTTCGCCGAGGACACGGTCATCATGCGTGACCAGCCCGTGGTCGGGCCCAAGGCCATCGAGGAGGCGCGCAAGCCCTTCTTCGCCACTCCCGGCAACCGCCTGCAGTGGAAGCCGACCGAGGCGGAGTCCGAGCGCGACCTGGGCTGCACCCTGGGCCGCTACCAGATCACCCGGGTGGACGAAAAGGGAGAGAAGACCATCAGCCACGGGACTTACTTGACCGCCTGGCGCCGCCAACCGGACAAGTCCTGGAAGGTGATCTTTGACGGCGGCATGCCCGACCCGCCGACAGCGGCCAAGCCGTAG
- the murF gene encoding UDP-N-acetylmuramoyl-tripeptide--D-alanyl-D-alanine ligase: protein MKLTLERVSELLSAKGAVDGKAVASGYSIDSRTLVSGDLFFAVRGEQLDGHDFVEAALEHGAVAAVVSHQQLARYLEALRPKLLAVDDTLAALQALGASVRRAWGKTLVAVTGSAGKTTTKDAIAHVLGRRYRVMKSEGNLNNHFGLPLQLLRLESEHEVAVLELAMSRAGEIAALARMAQPNLGLVTNVAPVHLGFFHSVAEIARAKYELIAGLPGGSTAVLNADDEYVSQFGRDFHGRVVSYALEHPADVRADAIEERGAQGSAFEIVAGSARQKAVLPLLGRHNISNALAAVAVAIQPLLGGQTGMPLADAAAALGTLTPSPQRGQVTELEGVTVIDDCYNSNPKALNAMVDALAGMAAKRRIVVAGEMLELGPAGEQLHRECGRRMAGRGIHRLVGVRGAARFLVEAAKQEGLEAQFVETPEEAGEWLAQNTRAGDAVLLKASRGVRLERALAAWQARRTTVKAGK, encoded by the coding sequence GTGAAGCTCACGCTCGAGCGCGTTTCGGAGCTGCTCTCCGCCAAGGGAGCAGTGGACGGGAAGGCGGTTGCCTCCGGCTACTCCATCGATTCGCGGACGCTGGTTTCGGGCGACCTGTTCTTCGCCGTGCGAGGCGAGCAGCTGGACGGCCACGACTTTGTGGAAGCGGCACTGGAGCACGGCGCGGTGGCGGCGGTCGTCAGCCACCAGCAACTCGCCCGCTATCTCGAAGCCCTCCGTCCCAAGCTGTTAGCGGTAGACGACACATTGGCCGCCCTGCAGGCGCTGGGTGCCTCGGTCCGCCGCGCCTGGGGCAAGACGCTGGTGGCAGTGACCGGCTCGGCCGGCAAGACCACCACCAAGGACGCGATCGCCCATGTCCTCGGCCGGCGCTACCGCGTGATGAAGTCGGAGGGTAACCTCAACAACCACTTCGGATTGCCGCTGCAACTGTTGCGGCTGGAGTCGGAGCACGAAGTGGCGGTGTTGGAGCTGGCCATGTCGCGCGCCGGAGAGATCGCGGCGCTGGCGCGCATGGCGCAGCCCAACCTGGGTCTGGTGACCAACGTCGCGCCCGTGCATCTGGGATTCTTCCACTCGGTGGCGGAGATTGCGCGCGCCAAGTACGAGCTGATCGCCGGACTTCCGGGCGGAAGCACGGCGGTGCTCAACGCGGACGACGAGTACGTCTCGCAGTTCGGCCGCGACTTTCACGGGCGGGTGGTGAGCTACGCCCTGGAGCATCCCGCCGACGTCCGCGCCGACGCCATCGAGGAGCGCGGAGCGCAGGGCTCGGCGTTCGAGATCGTGGCCGGCAGCGCACGCCAGAAGGCGGTGCTGCCTCTGCTGGGGCGGCACAATATCTCGAACGCTCTGGCGGCGGTGGCGGTGGCCATCCAGCCTCTGCTGGGCGGGCAGACGGGCATGCCGCTGGCCGACGCCGCGGCGGCGCTGGGCACGCTCACCCCTTCGCCCCAGCGCGGGCAGGTGACGGAGCTCGAGGGAGTGACCGTCATCGACGATTGCTACAATTCGAATCCCAAGGCGCTGAACGCCATGGTGGACGCGCTCGCCGGGATGGCCGCCAAGCGCCGCATCGTGGTGGCCGGGGAGATGCTGGAACTGGGTCCGGCGGGCGAGCAACTGCATCGCGAATGCGGCCGCCGCATGGCCGGGCGCGGCATTCACCGGTTGGTGGGCGTGCGCGGCGCCGCGCGCTTCCTGGTGGAAGCGGCGAAACAGGAAGGTTTGGAAGCGCAGTTTGTGGAAACGCCCGAGGAAGCCGGGGAGTGGTTGGCGCAGAACACGCGCGCGGGCGACGCGGTGCTGCTGAAGGCTTCGCGCGGCGTGCGGCTGGAGCGCGCGCTCGCGGCATGGCAGGCGCGACGCACAACGGTGAAGGCAGGGAAGTAA
- a CDS encoding cell division protein FtsL: MAAPALAAASPRRLPRGGTPEIYFFKPIDNSRLVAVADHRRNREMAQFFAAACVLFLLVMVYAWQHFSAVEYGYRIEAMKSQRDSLGELNRALQMEDASLRSPERIDALARQMGLGSPQAGQVQRLEPVLDSNTPELARATAPGTAGAQ, encoded by the coding sequence ATGGCGGCCCCGGCTCTGGCGGCCGCGAGTCCGAGGCGCCTGCCGCGCGGCGGCACCCCGGAGATCTATTTCTTCAAGCCCATCGACAACTCGCGGCTGGTGGCGGTGGCCGACCACCGGCGCAACCGGGAGATGGCGCAGTTCTTCGCCGCCGCCTGCGTGCTGTTCCTGCTGGTGATGGTGTACGCCTGGCAGCACTTCAGCGCGGTCGAGTACGGATACCGCATCGAGGCCATGAAGTCGCAGCGCGACTCGTTGGGCGAACTGAACCGGGCGCTGCAGATGGAGGACGCCTCCCTGCGCAGTCCGGAGCGTATCGACGCCCTGGCGCGGCAGATGGGTCTGGGCTCGCCTCAGGCGGGCCAGGTACAGCGCCTGGAGCCGGTGCTGGATAGCAACACGCCGGAGCTGGCGCGGGCGACGGCCCCCGGGACCGCCGGGGCGCAGTAA
- a CDS encoding UDP-N-acetylmuramoyl-L-alanyl-D-glutamate--2,6-diaminopimelate ligase: MTFLEALEGAETLSQSGNPEITGVEYDSRRVRPGQVFVAMRGETTDGNRYVEAAIAAGAAAVVTDSDSQPRPGLGWARVAQGRRALAILSANFLGHPERKMSLTGITGTNGKTTASFVMESMLAAAGRSSVLVGTVEYHVAGKTLPAPHTTPEPLELSQLLAEAAGSGAREAVMEVSSHALAQERVFGMPFDVAVFTNLTRDHLDYHHDMESYFQAKQRLFEGSGAPPPRVAVLNLQDEYGARLLPLSQARGSKVLTYGLGRGDFSAERIELGARGLRFEMRTPAGPVSIESPLVGKVNVYNILAAAAATQARGCSLNAIAVGAWDLRRVPGRFESVECGQEFLVIVDYAHTDDALRNLTALARESLGGKRGRVITVFGCGGDRDRSKRPLMAEAAGRGSDFVVLTSDNPRSEDPTAILRDALPGLEATGTRHTVEPDRRLAIALAVREAKPGDIVLIAGKGHEKVQVTRQGSAPFEDVEVARLALRQAGYMTDVAAAAPGSKP, encoded by the coding sequence ATGACCTTCCTGGAAGCGCTCGAAGGCGCTGAAACCCTCAGCCAGAGCGGAAATCCGGAGATCACCGGGGTGGAGTATGACTCCCGCCGGGTGCGCCCGGGACAGGTTTTCGTGGCCATGCGGGGCGAGACCACCGACGGCAACCGCTATGTGGAAGCCGCCATAGCGGCAGGCGCCGCGGCCGTGGTGACGGATTCGGACTCCCAGCCCCGGCCGGGGTTGGGCTGGGCCCGGGTGGCGCAGGGAAGGCGAGCGCTGGCCATCCTGAGCGCCAACTTCCTGGGACATCCCGAGCGCAAGATGAGCCTTACCGGCATCACGGGAACAAACGGCAAGACTACGGCGTCCTTTGTAATGGAATCCATGCTGGCGGCGGCGGGACGCTCCAGCGTGCTGGTGGGCACGGTGGAGTATCACGTCGCAGGCAAGACGCTGCCCGCGCCTCATACGACTCCGGAGCCGCTGGAGCTGAGCCAGTTGCTGGCGGAAGCCGCGGGCTCGGGCGCGCGCGAGGCGGTGATGGAGGTCTCCTCGCACGCGCTGGCGCAGGAGCGCGTCTTCGGTATGCCCTTTGATGTGGCTGTATTCACCAACCTGACTCGCGACCATTTGGACTATCACCACGACATGGAGAGCTACTTCCAGGCCAAGCAGAGATTGTTCGAAGGCTCGGGCGCGCCGCCGCCTCGGGTGGCCGTCCTCAACTTGCAGGACGAGTACGGTGCCCGGCTTCTGCCCTTGAGCCAGGCGCGCGGCTCCAAGGTGCTGACCTATGGCCTGGGGCGCGGCGACTTCTCGGCCGAGCGGATCGAACTGGGCGCGCGCGGCCTGCGCTTTGAGATGCGGACGCCGGCGGGGCCGGTGTCAATCGAGTCTCCGCTGGTGGGAAAGGTGAACGTGTACAACATCCTCGCTGCCGCAGCCGCAACCCAGGCGCGCGGGTGCTCGCTGAATGCCATCGCTGTTGGCGCCTGGGATCTGCGGCGCGTCCCCGGACGCTTCGAGAGCGTGGAATGCGGACAGGAGTTCCTGGTCATCGTGGACTACGCCCACACCGACGACGCGCTGCGCAACCTGACCGCCCTGGCGCGGGAGTCGCTCGGGGGCAAGCGCGGCCGGGTGATCACCGTATTCGGCTGCGGCGGCGACCGCGACCGCAGCAAGCGTCCGCTGATGGCCGAAGCCGCCGGGCGTGGCAGCGACTTCGTCGTCCTCACCTCCGACAATCCCCGCAGCGAAGACCCCACCGCCATCCTCCGGGACGCGCTGCCGGGTTTGGAGGCCACGGGGACGCGCCACACGGTGGAGCCCGACCGCCGGCTGGCCATCGCCCTGGCGGTGCGCGAGGCGAAGCCGGGAGACATCGTCCTGATCGCGGGCAAGGGACACGAGAAGGTCCAGGTCACGCGCCAGGGCTCCGCGCCCTTCGAGGACGTGGAAGTGGCCCGGCTGGCGCTGCGCCAGGCCGGCTATATGACGGATGTCGCGGCCGCCGCGCCAGGGAGCAAGCCGTGA
- the rsmH gene encoding 16S rRNA (cytosine(1402)-N(4))-methyltransferase RsmH: MGDAPERGGHGREEEVGHASVLLQEAIGFLAIQGGGTYLDATVGLGGHSLEIARRLGARGRLIGVDKDPQALEIARTRLAPAGEDWPEVRLEQGSFAGLEQLLPEASADGLLADLGMSSLQLKDAARGFSFQAEGPLDMRMDPHSERTAEQVVNRMGESDLADVIYEFGDERRSRRIARAIVRARPIRSTAHLAQVISAAARPMKSGRLHPATRTFQAIRIFVNQELEDLEALLEAAPRVLKRGGRLVILSFHSLEDRRVKDALREGAKQGLYRVLTRKPVTAGAEEVARNPRARSVKLRAAERL; this comes from the coding sequence TTGGGAGACGCCCCCGAGCGGGGCGGGCATGGCAGGGAAGAGGAAGTTGGCCATGCTTCGGTTCTTTTACAAGAAGCGATCGGCTTTTTAGCTATCCAGGGTGGCGGTACTTATCTGGACGCCACCGTGGGCCTGGGCGGGCACAGCTTAGAAATCGCAAGACGCCTGGGCGCACGGGGACGTTTGATTGGCGTCGATAAGGATCCGCAGGCACTGGAGATCGCGCGTACGCGTCTGGCCCCGGCCGGGGAAGATTGGCCGGAGGTCAGGCTGGAGCAAGGCTCGTTCGCCGGACTGGAACAGCTGCTCCCGGAGGCTTCGGCCGACGGGCTGCTGGCCGACCTGGGGATGAGTTCACTGCAGCTCAAGGACGCGGCGCGGGGATTCAGCTTTCAGGCGGAAGGCCCGCTGGACATGCGGATGGACCCGCACAGCGAGCGCACCGCCGAACAAGTGGTAAATCGCATGGGCGAGAGTGATCTTGCCGATGTGATTTACGAATTCGGTGATGAAAGGAGGTCGCGGAGAATCGCCAGAGCCATTGTTCGGGCGCGGCCGATAAGAAGTACCGCTCATCTAGCACAAGTCATATCGGCCGCTGCCCGGCCAATGAAATCCGGGCGATTGCATCCCGCGACGCGCACCTTTCAGGCAATCCGAATCTTCGTAAACCAAGAGCTGGAAGACCTGGAGGCGCTGCTAGAAGCGGCGCCCCGGGTGCTCAAGCGGGGTGGAAGGCTGGTGATCCTGAGCTTCCACTCGCTGGAGGACCGCAGGGTAAAAGACGCCCTGCGCGAGGGCGCGAAACAGGGCCTCTACCGGGTGCTGACGCGCAAGCCGGTAACGGCGGGAGCCGAAGAGGTCGCTCGCAACCCGCGGGCCCGCAGCGTGAAGCTGCGAGCGGCGGAGCGACTGTAG
- a CDS encoding division/cell wall cluster transcriptional repressor MraZ, whose protein sequence is MFRGNHPTRVDEKGRLKVPAEFKRVIEEKYGEDFYITSVDGQRAQVYPFEEWQRIEEKLARLSNFNPAKKKLLNRTNYYGQAVEIDGQGRLLLPSLLRQDAQLKGEVAVLGMLNHLEVRNMEAFRKEMAENPFTAEDEKTLDELGI, encoded by the coding sequence ATGTTTCGCGGCAACCATCCAACCCGGGTCGACGAAAAGGGCCGGCTCAAGGTCCCGGCGGAGTTCAAGCGCGTGATCGAGGAGAAGTACGGCGAGGACTTCTACATCACCAGCGTGGACGGGCAGCGGGCGCAGGTCTACCCCTTCGAGGAATGGCAGCGCATCGAGGAGAAGCTGGCGCGCCTCTCGAACTTCAACCCCGCCAAGAAGAAGCTTTTGAATCGCACCAACTACTACGGCCAGGCGGTGGAGATCGACGGCCAGGGCCGTCTGCTGCTGCCCTCGTTGCTGCGCCAGGACGCGCAGTTGAAGGGGGAAGTGGCGGTGCTAGGCATGCTGAACCACCTGGAAGTGCGGAACATGGAAGCGTTCCGCAAGGAGATGGCAGAGAACCCGTTCACGGCCGAGGATGAGAAGACACTCGACGAACTGGGCATCTAG
- a CDS encoding penicillin-binding protein, producing MVTGTPANGQPQRLYLLVGMLCFWVLAIVGRLVQLQVVDYGEFAQRAQRQQQRTIEVAPKRGVIYDRNGQELAMSVRVDSVFAVPSEIPDQATAATLLANVLGTDSEEILTRLKSSRAFCWIARKLDAPTSERIRALNLRGIYFQKESKRFYPNRDLAAQALGYVGLDDEGLGGIERSYEAKLRGAPGKMLISLDARRRWFGRVEREPEPGQSLVLTLDEKIQYIAERELEAAMQQTHAESGTIIVENPHTGEILALASRPTFNPNTFQKAAPEALKNRAVSDVFEPGSTFKIVTLAAALEEKLTRPDELIDCQMGSITLSGVRIRDHKAFGMLTVPQILIYSSDVGAIKLGLRLGEERFDRYIRAFGFGSQTGVELPGETRGLARPVNRWSKVSIGAISMGQEIGITPVQLVSMVSTIANDGMRMPPRMVADVTAPGTPLENVSFHPASGRRVISPLTAAEMKKAMQRVVLEGTGRRAILDGYTVGGKTGTAQKIDPATRSYSRWKYVATFVGFAPVNNPAITVAVILDSPVGPHEGGQVSAPVFQRVTQQVLAYLNVPHDVEPRSMRNRELLQAAAKVDDAEVAEGSSDRLGWDLPQAESQPAPETQVAAAPAAAPAKDANAKLLPAAVHTAQALPPAPASPPLQASVAPSSNGTVVLDVEGGVVVPSLIGKPLREAIELAQESGIELEVIGSGVARAQAPPPGTRIPAGARVAVRFAR from the coding sequence ATGGTAACCGGCACTCCGGCCAACGGCCAACCGCAGCGGCTGTACCTGCTGGTAGGGATGCTGTGCTTCTGGGTGCTGGCCATCGTCGGCCGCCTGGTGCAACTCCAAGTCGTCGACTACGGCGAGTTTGCGCAGCGCGCCCAACGCCAGCAGCAGCGCACCATCGAGGTCGCGCCCAAGCGCGGGGTCATCTACGACCGCAACGGCCAGGAGCTGGCCATGTCGGTCCGCGTGGACTCGGTGTTCGCCGTGCCCAGCGAGATCCCCGACCAGGCCACCGCCGCCACCCTGTTGGCCAACGTCCTGGGCACCGATTCCGAGGAAATCCTCACCCGCCTGAAGTCCTCGCGCGCCTTCTGCTGGATCGCGCGCAAGCTGGACGCTCCCACCAGCGAGCGCATCCGGGCGCTCAACCTGCGCGGCATCTACTTTCAGAAGGAGTCGAAGCGCTTTTATCCCAACCGGGATCTGGCGGCGCAGGCGCTGGGCTACGTGGGCCTGGACGACGAAGGCCTGGGCGGCATCGAGCGCTCCTACGAAGCCAAGCTGCGGGGCGCGCCGGGGAAGATGCTGATCTCGCTCGACGCCCGCCGCCGCTGGTTCGGCCGGGTGGAGCGCGAGCCCGAGCCGGGTCAGAGCCTGGTGCTGACGCTGGACGAGAAGATCCAGTACATTGCCGAGCGCGAGCTGGAAGCGGCCATGCAGCAGACCCACGCCGAGTCCGGAACCATCATCGTGGAGAACCCGCACACCGGGGAGATCCTGGCCCTGGCCAGCCGCCCCACCTTCAATCCCAATACCTTCCAGAAGGCGGCGCCAGAGGCGCTGAAGAACCGCGCGGTGAGCGACGTCTTTGAGCCCGGCTCCACCTTCAAGATCGTGACCCTGGCGGCGGCGCTGGAGGAAAAGCTCACCCGGCCCGACGAACTCATCGATTGCCAGATGGGCTCCATCACGCTCAGCGGGGTGCGCATCCGCGACCACAAGGCCTTCGGGATGCTGACCGTGCCGCAGATCCTCATTTATTCGAGCGACGTCGGAGCCATCAAGCTGGGGCTGCGCCTGGGTGAGGAGCGCTTTGACCGCTACATCCGGGCCTTCGGCTTCGGCTCGCAGACCGGAGTGGAGCTGCCGGGAGAGACGCGCGGCCTGGCCCGGCCGGTGAACCGCTGGTCCAAGGTCTCCATCGGCGCAATCTCCATGGGCCAGGAGATCGGGATCACGCCGGTGCAGCTGGTCTCCATGGTTTCGACCATCGCCAACGACGGCATGCGCATGCCGCCGCGCATGGTGGCGGATGTCACCGCGCCGGGGACGCCGCTGGAGAACGTAAGCTTCCACCCCGCCAGCGGCCGGCGCGTGATCTCGCCCCTGACCGCGGCGGAGATGAAGAAGGCGATGCAGCGCGTGGTGCTCGAGGGCACCGGGCGCCGCGCCATCCTCGATGGCTACACCGTCGGCGGCAAGACCGGCACGGCGCAGAAGATCGATCCCGCCACCCGGTCCTACTCTCGCTGGAAGTATGTGGCTACCTTCGTCGGCTTCGCCCCGGTGAACAACCCGGCAATCACGGTGGCCGTGATCCTGGATTCGCCGGTGGGGCCGCACGAGGGCGGGCAGGTGTCGGCGCCGGTCTTCCAGCGCGTCACCCAACAGGTGCTGGCCTATCTCAACGTGCCCCACGACGTGGAGCCGCGCAGCATGCGCAACCGCGAGCTGTTGCAGGCCGCGGCCAAGGTGGACGACGCCGAGGTCGCCGAGGGCTCGTCCGACCGCCTGGGCTGGGATCTTCCGCAGGCCGAAAGTCAGCCCGCTCCCGAAACGCAGGTCGCGGCCGCGCCCGCCGCCGCGCCGGCCAAAGATGCGAACGCCAAGCTGCTTCCCGCCGCCGTCCACACCGCGCAGGCTTTGCCGCCGGCGCCGGCTTCTCCTCCGCTCCAGGCGTCCGTGGCTCCGTCCTCGAACGGCACCGTGGTGCTGGACGTGGAAGGCGGCGTGGTGGTGCCCTCGCTCATCGGCAAGCCGCTGCGGGAAGCCATCGAGTTGGCGCAGGAGTCGGGCATCGAGTTGGAAGTGATTGGCAGCGGCGTAGCACGCGCGCAGGCGCCGCCGCCGGGGACGCGCATCCCCGCGGGAGCGCGAGTGGCGGTGCGCTTCGCCCGCTAA